The Rhodococcus sp. X156 genome window below encodes:
- the upp gene encoding uracil phosphoribosyltransferase, with amino-acid sequence MHVHLLDHPLAAARLTTMRDARTDNAGFRAALGELTKMLVYEATSTAPVREFDVLTPLTTTTGYALAKPPLLVPVLRAGLGMVEQAHALIPEAQMGFVGMARDEETHQPVTYLQSLPDDLSSTPVFVLDPMLATGGSMVGTVELLTGRGATDITVLCALVAPQGVQRLEDSGLPIRLITASIDEDLDENAYIVPGLGDAGDRQFGPR; translated from the coding sequence ATGCACGTGCATCTGCTCGACCACCCGCTGGCCGCCGCTCGACTCACCACGATGCGCGACGCGCGCACCGACAACGCGGGCTTCCGAGCAGCGCTGGGGGAGCTGACCAAGATGCTGGTCTACGAGGCCACCAGCACCGCCCCGGTCCGCGAGTTCGACGTCCTGACCCCGCTCACCACCACCACCGGGTACGCCCTGGCCAAGCCGCCGCTGCTGGTCCCCGTGCTGCGCGCCGGGCTGGGCATGGTGGAGCAGGCGCACGCGCTGATCCCGGAGGCGCAGATGGGCTTCGTCGGCATGGCCCGGGACGAGGAGACCCACCAGCCGGTCACCTACCTGCAGTCCCTGCCGGACGACCTCTCCAGCACCCCGGTGTTCGTGCTCGACCCGATGCTGGCCACCGGCGGGTCGATGGTGGGCACCGTGGAGCTGCTCACCGGCCGCGGCGCCACCGACATCACCGTGCTGTGCGCGCTGGTCGCCCCCCAGGGAGTGCAGCGGCTGGAGGACAGCGGGCTGCCGATCCGGCTGATCACCGCCAGCATCGACGAGGACCTGGACGAGAACGCCTACATCGTGCCGGGCC